One region of Salvelinus sp. IW2-2015 linkage group LG1, ASM291031v2, whole genome shotgun sequence genomic DNA includes:
- the LOC111967882 gene encoding 6-phosphofructo-2-kinase/fructose-2,6-bisphosphatase 2-like isoform X1, translating to MEIRKQCALVALEDVKGYLTEEGGQIAVFDATNTTRERRDLILDFGKENAFKVFFVESVCDDPEVIAANILEVKVSSPDYPERHRERVMDDFLKRIECYKVTYQPLDPDDYDKDLSFIKVENVGRRFLVNRVQDYIQSRIVYYLMNIQVHSHSLYLCRHGESNHNMEGRIGGDSELSPGGKQFAHALXGFIEEHKLSDLKVWTSQLRRTIQTAEELIVPYEQWKILNEIDAGVCEEMTYDMIQNSFPEEFALRDQDKYHYRYLGGESYQDLVQRLEPVIMELERQGNVLVICHQAVMRCLLAYFLDKSADDLPYLKCPLHTVLKLSPVAYGCKVEMFYLNVEAVNTHRDRPLEKVPRNPAPVRRNSYTPLSSHDQFKRPRLYSAGNRPWLPQRPFPSALQFPEMPEGVLQQSQPRIGSCCLTPCVKESTMTAQXKLXAVSASE from the exons ATGGAAATAAGGAA acAGTGTGCTCTGGTAGCCCTGGAGGATGTGAAAGGATATCTAACTGAAGAAGGAGGACAAATCGCT GTATTTGATGCAACAAACACaacaagggagaggagagacctcATTCTTGATTTTGGGAAAGAGAATGCATTCAAG GTGTTCTTTGTGGAGTCTGTGTGTGATGACCCAGAAGTCATTGCTGCTAATATTCTG GAGGTGAAGGTGTCCAGTCCAGACTAcccagagaggcacagagagagggtAATGGATGACTTTCTCAAACGCATAGAGTGCTATAAGGTTACATACCAACCTTTGGATCCCGATGATTATGACAA GGACCTATCCTTTATCAAGGTGGAGAATGTGGGCCGGCGCTTCCTGGTGAACCGGGTGCAAGACTACATCCAGAGTAGGATAGTGTACTACCTCATGAACATTCAAGTGCACTCTCACTCGCTCTACCTGTGCCGGCATGGAGAGAGCAATCACAACATGGAGGGCCGTATCGGAGGTGACTCGGAGCTCTCCCCAGGGGGAAAACAG TTTGCCCATGCCTTGYGCGGCTTCATCGAGGAGCACAAACTGTCGGACCTGAAGGTGTGGACAAGCCAGCTGAGACGTACCATCCAGACTGCTGAGGAGCTGATTGTGCCCTACGAACAGTGGAAGATCCTCAACGAGATAGATGCT GGTGTTTGTGAGGAGATGACATATGATATGATCCAGAACTCCTTTCCAGAAGAGTTTGCCCTGAGGGACCAAGACAAGTACCACTACCGCTACCTAGGAGGAGAG TCCTACCAGGACCTAGTGCAGCGGTTAGAGCCTGTCATCATGGAGCTAGAGAGACAAGGCAATGTGCTGGTCATCTGTCACCAGGCTGTCATGCGCTGCCTGCTAGCCTACTTCCTGGACAAGAGTGCAG ATGATCTACCCTATCTGAAATGTCCACTGCACACAGTGCTCAAGCTCAGCCCTGTTGCCTATG GCTGTAAAGTGGAAATGTTTTACCTTAACGTGGAGGCAGTGAACACACATCGCGACCGACCACTT GAAAAGGTCCCGAGGAACCCAGCTCCCGTCCGGCGGAATAGTTACACCCCCCTGTCCAGTCACGACCARTTCAAGCGGCCCAGGCTCTACAGTGCCGGCAACCGTCCCTGGCTCCCCCAACGCCCCTTCCCATCGGCCCTGCAGTTCCCMGAGATGCCAGAGGGGGTGCTGCAGCAAAGCCAA CCTCGGATAGGAAGCTGTTGTCT GACTCCCTGTGTGAAGGAATCGACKATGACAGCCCAGWAGAARCTARTGGCWGTGTCCGCTTCTGAGTGA
- the LOC111967882 gene encoding 6-phosphofructo-2-kinase/fructose-2,6-bisphosphatase 2-like isoform X2: protein MEIRKQCALVALEDVKGYLTEEGGQIAVFDATNTTRERRDLILDFGKENAFKVFFVESVCDDPEVIAANILEVKVSSPDYPERHRERVMDDFLKRIECYKVTYQPLDPDDYDKDLSFIKVENVGRRFLVNRVQDYIQSRIVYYLMNIQVHSHSLYLCRHGESNHNMEGRIGGDSELSPGGKQFAHALXGFIEEHKLSDLKVWTSQLRRTIQTAEELIVPYEQWKILNEIDAGVCEEMTYDMIQNSFPEEFALRDQDKYHYRYLGGESYQDLVQRLEPVIMELERQGNVLVICHQAVMRCLLAYFLDKSADDLPYLKCPLHTVLKLSPVAYGCKVEMFYLNVEAVNTHRDRPLEKVPRNPAPVRRNSYTPLSSHDQFKRPRLYSAGNRPWLPQRPFPSALQFPEMPEGVLQQSQDSLCEGIDXDSPXEXXGXVRF from the exons ATGGAAATAAGGAA acAGTGTGCTCTGGTAGCCCTGGAGGATGTGAAAGGATATCTAACTGAAGAAGGAGGACAAATCGCT GTATTTGATGCAACAAACACaacaagggagaggagagacctcATTCTTGATTTTGGGAAAGAGAATGCATTCAAG GTGTTCTTTGTGGAGTCTGTGTGTGATGACCCAGAAGTCATTGCTGCTAATATTCTG GAGGTGAAGGTGTCCAGTCCAGACTAcccagagaggcacagagagagggtAATGGATGACTTTCTCAAACGCATAGAGTGCTATAAGGTTACATACCAACCTTTGGATCCCGATGATTATGACAA GGACCTATCCTTTATCAAGGTGGAGAATGTGGGCCGGCGCTTCCTGGTGAACCGGGTGCAAGACTACATCCAGAGTAGGATAGTGTACTACCTCATGAACATTCAAGTGCACTCTCACTCGCTCTACCTGTGCCGGCATGGAGAGAGCAATCACAACATGGAGGGCCGTATCGGAGGTGACTCGGAGCTCTCCCCAGGGGGAAAACAG TTTGCCCATGCCTTGYGCGGCTTCATCGAGGAGCACAAACTGTCGGACCTGAAGGTGTGGACAAGCCAGCTGAGACGTACCATCCAGACTGCTGAGGAGCTGATTGTGCCCTACGAACAGTGGAAGATCCTCAACGAGATAGATGCT GGTGTTTGTGAGGAGATGACATATGATATGATCCAGAACTCCTTTCCAGAAGAGTTTGCCCTGAGGGACCAAGACAAGTACCACTACCGCTACCTAGGAGGAGAG TCCTACCAGGACCTAGTGCAGCGGTTAGAGCCTGTCATCATGGAGCTAGAGAGACAAGGCAATGTGCTGGTCATCTGTCACCAGGCTGTCATGCGCTGCCTGCTAGCCTACTTCCTGGACAAGAGTGCAG ATGATCTACCCTATCTGAAATGTCCACTGCACACAGTGCTCAAGCTCAGCCCTGTTGCCTATG GCTGTAAAGTGGAAATGTTTTACCTTAACGTGGAGGCAGTGAACACACATCGCGACCGACCACTT GAAAAGGTCCCGAGGAACCCAGCTCCCGTCCGGCGGAATAGTTACACCCCCCTGTCCAGTCACGACCARTTCAAGCGGCCCAGGCTCTACAGTGCCGGCAACCGTCCCTGGCTCCCCCAACGCCCCTTCCCATCGGCCCTGCAGTTCCCMGAGATGCCAGAGGGGGTGCTGCAGCAAAGCCAA GACTCCCTGTGTGAAGGAATCGACKATGACAGCCCAGWAGAARCTARTGGCWGTGTCCGCTTCTGA